In a genomic window of Streptomyces sp. NBC_01231:
- a CDS encoding D-aminoacylase: protein MNEFDVLAVGGTVIDGTGGPVRRADVGIRDDRIVFLGRATPHATAREVLDCTGHVVAPGFVDLHSHADYTVCDAPSAETCIRQGVTTIVTGNCGASPFPITPERRHAWHTTLARGNLSTADMPWEDFDGFARAVEDAEPCVNLAALVGHAALRVAAVGTERRPATADETALMRKLLARAAEQGVFGLSTGLIYAPGSFADTDEVVALATEARQAGLLYSTHIRDEGDHLVEAVTEALETARRSGVRLQISHLKALGPANHGKVREALTLIDSAVAEGVDVACDVYPYAASSTRLTSRLPDWALDGGRDALLARLENPKTREAIASELRAKTGHTFLPESTVIASMPPGRYSSWVGSTVQDIAAATGRDPAEASLDVLRAHKALVWMVNHAMSEADVETVLRHHRSAVASDSWVLDTATDGTPHPRHFGTFARVLSRYTRDGQVLTLRESVRKMSALPAARLGLTDRGILSEGMVADLAVFDPETVSDTATFDAPLSYAVGTRHVLVNGRPVLRDGVLTKHRPGTVLRKTAVRSLSHHTRRSP, encoded by the coding sequence TTGAACGAATTCGATGTACTCGCCGTCGGCGGTACCGTCATCGACGGGACCGGCGGCCCGGTCCGACGGGCAGATGTCGGCATCCGGGACGACCGCATCGTCTTCCTCGGACGGGCCACGCCTCACGCCACCGCACGGGAGGTACTCGACTGCACCGGCCACGTCGTCGCGCCCGGCTTTGTCGACCTGCACTCGCACGCCGACTACACCGTGTGCGACGCGCCCAGCGCCGAAACGTGCATCAGACAGGGCGTCACCACCATCGTCACGGGCAACTGCGGCGCTTCCCCCTTCCCCATCACCCCCGAGCGGCGACACGCGTGGCACACCACGCTCGCACGCGGCAACCTCAGCACCGCCGACATGCCCTGGGAGGACTTCGACGGATTCGCACGCGCGGTGGAGGACGCCGAACCGTGCGTCAACCTCGCCGCCCTCGTCGGCCACGCGGCCCTCCGCGTGGCCGCTGTTGGCACCGAACGGCGCCCCGCGACAGCCGACGAGACCGCCCTCATGCGCAAGCTCCTCGCCAGGGCTGCCGAACAGGGGGTGTTCGGTCTGTCCACCGGACTCATCTATGCCCCCGGGTCGTTCGCCGACACCGACGAGGTCGTGGCGCTGGCCACCGAGGCTCGGCAGGCCGGACTGCTCTACAGCACCCATATACGCGACGAGGGCGACCATCTCGTCGAGGCCGTGACCGAAGCTCTGGAAACCGCCCGACGCAGCGGCGTGCGCCTACAGATCTCGCACCTCAAGGCCCTGGGCCCCGCCAACCACGGCAAGGTGCGCGAGGCGCTGACCCTCATCGACTCCGCTGTCGCGGAAGGAGTGGACGTGGCGTGCGATGTCTACCCCTACGCCGCCTCCTCCACCCGGCTCACCTCGCGCCTTCCCGACTGGGCGCTGGACGGCGGTCGCGACGCGCTCCTCGCCCGACTGGAGAACCCGAAGACCCGCGAGGCGATCGCTTCGGAGCTCCGGGCGAAGACCGGACACACCTTCCTTCCCGAAAGTACCGTCATCGCTTCGATGCCGCCGGGCCGCTACTCCTCGTGGGTGGGAAGCACGGTCCAGGACATCGCCGCCGCCACTGGCCGCGATCCGGCCGAGGCATCCCTCGACGTACTGCGCGCGCACAAGGCCCTGGTCTGGATGGTCAACCATGCGATGTCCGAGGCGGATGTGGAAACAGTGCTGCGCCACCACCGCAGCGCAGTCGCCAGTGACAGCTGGGTACTGGACACCGCCACCGACGGAACCCCCCACCCCCGTCACTTCGGTACGTTCGCCCGGGTCCTGTCCCGGTACACCCGCGACGGCCAGGTCCTCACGCTCCGGGAGTCCGTCCGCAAGATGAGCGCGCTGCCCGCCGCCCGCCTCGGCCTCACCGACCGAGGCATCCTGAGCGAAGGAATGGTCGCCGACCTCGCCGTTTTCGATCCCGAGACGGTCAGCGACACCGCCACCTTTGACGCACCGCTGTCCTATGCCGTGGGCACTCGTCACGTCCTCGTCAACGGCCGCCCCGTACTGCGTGATGGCGTCCTCACGAAGCACCGTCCTGGCACGGTGCTCCGCAAGACGGCCGTGCGCTCCCTCTCCCACCACACAAGGAGGTCCCCGTGA
- a CDS encoding amino acid ABC transporter permease, whose translation MASNALADTFFDWGVIAETFPRLISEGLLNTLTIAAGAIVLGVVIALAAAMLLLSNRWWVRLAARLYVDVFRGLPVIITVMLVGVGLPAAGIRPFGTDPLGYAVLAIGIISGAYTAEIFRSGIQSVDPGQLQAARSLGLSYLKAMRLVVVPQGIRRVLPAMTGQFVKDIKESSLVYLLGLAVGQRELYFIAQEEVARTYNSSPLIAAGICYLALTIPMTYFVNYLDRRLREGPRPDKTPASADPDLPTTPLQPAGGEAR comes from the coding sequence TTGGCTTCGAATGCTCTGGCCGACACGTTCTTCGACTGGGGCGTGATCGCCGAGACGTTTCCGCGGTTGATCTCCGAGGGCCTGCTGAACACGTTGACGATCGCCGCAGGGGCCATCGTGCTCGGTGTGGTCATCGCTCTGGCGGCCGCGATGCTGCTGCTGTCGAACCGATGGTGGGTGAGGCTGGCCGCCCGGCTCTACGTCGACGTCTTCCGCGGCCTTCCGGTGATCATCACGGTGATGCTGGTCGGTGTGGGCCTGCCCGCCGCCGGGATCCGCCCCTTCGGCACCGACCCCCTCGGCTACGCGGTCCTGGCGATCGGCATCATCTCCGGCGCGTACACCGCGGAGATCTTCCGCTCCGGCATCCAGAGCGTCGATCCCGGCCAGTTGCAGGCCGCCCGCAGCCTGGGTCTGAGCTATCTCAAGGCGATGCGCCTGGTCGTGGTGCCGCAGGGCATCCGCCGCGTGCTGCCCGCCATGACCGGCCAGTTCGTCAAGGACATCAAGGAAAGCTCGCTCGTCTACCTCCTCGGCCTAGCCGTCGGACAGCGCGAGCTCTACTTCATCGCCCAGGAGGAGGTCGCCCGTACCTACAACTCCTCACCCCTGATCGCCGCGGGCATCTGCTACCTCGCGCTGACCATCCCCATGACCTACTTCGTGAACTACCTGGACCGGCGGCTGCGTGAAGGCCCGCGCCCCGACAAGACACCGGCCTCGGCCGATCCGGACCTGCCCACCACTCCGCTCCAGCCTGCCGGAGGAGAAGCCCGATGA
- a CDS encoding amino acid ABC transporter ATP-binding protein, whose translation MTPATAGPNPVAPLPEAETEAAPRTPDDLAALRVKGLSKSYGSHTVVCEVTLDVQRGETLCVIGPSGSGKSTLLKCLNLLEIPDCGEIWLGETCLTAPDADVDAARSRVGMVFQHFNLFPHMSVERNVSLALTSVKGMGREQARATARRRLEEVGLAAFAEQRPSRLSGGQQQRVAIARALAMEPEVMLFDEATSALDPELVKDVLAVMRDLASGGMTMAVVTHEMGFAREAADRVAFMCDGRLAEIGTPDRIFESAEHPRLRQFLSQIL comes from the coding sequence ATGACCCCTGCCACCGCCGGTCCGAACCCGGTCGCCCCCCTGCCCGAAGCCGAGACCGAAGCCGCGCCCCGGACACCGGACGACCTCGCCGCCCTGCGGGTCAAAGGGCTCAGCAAGAGCTACGGCTCCCACACCGTGGTATGCGAGGTCACCCTCGATGTGCAGCGCGGAGAGACCCTCTGTGTGATCGGCCCGTCCGGCTCGGGCAAGTCCACCCTGCTGAAGTGCCTGAACCTGCTGGAGATCCCCGACTGTGGTGAGATCTGGCTCGGCGAGACCTGTCTGACCGCGCCGGACGCCGACGTCGACGCCGCCCGCTCCCGCGTCGGCATGGTCTTCCAGCACTTCAACCTCTTCCCGCACATGAGCGTCGAGCGCAACGTCAGCCTCGCCCTGACCTCGGTCAAGGGCATGGGCCGCGAACAGGCACGCGCCACCGCACGACGCCGCCTCGAGGAGGTCGGCCTCGCCGCCTTTGCCGAGCAGCGGCCCAGCCGGCTGTCCGGCGGGCAGCAGCAGCGCGTGGCCATCGCCCGCGCTCTGGCCATGGAGCCGGAGGTGATGCTCTTCGACGAGGCCACCTCCGCCCTCGACCCCGAACTGGTCAAGGACGTACTCGCCGTGATGCGGGATCTCGCATCGGGCGGCATGACCATGGCCGTCGTCACCCACGAAATGGGCTTCGCCCGGGAGGCCGCCGACCGCGTCGCCTTCATGTGCGACGGCCGCCTCGCCGAGATCGGCACCCCCGACCGGATCTTCGAAAGCGCCGAACACCCCCGGCTGCGCCAGTTCCTCTCCCAAATCCTCTGA
- a CDS encoding transporter substrate-binding domain-containing protein: MHISRRTLLVGAVTTALLLPLTACGGNSNAADSGTAKYKDLVNPGVITASTVSEQPPFAVTDESGKPSGFAIDLMNEAAKRLGVKVQYKATSLQGALTGLTANQYDIGVGGFIAAPERRKQVDFTTPYYWGFTKILTRKGDKQTKLSDFDGKRVGVVSGSVQEDYMDKRMPDVRKVNFKDHTALVTQLLSKSIDAAILGGGVADTYAAKSPVRIAVTREAPQGTAFPMRKDGDPKLLKDIDTQINAMIDDGTYIKLYKKYFQDPVSADLIKERPKLAKQVENTSLAPSEK; this comes from the coding sequence ATGCACATTTCCCGTAGAACACTGCTCGTCGGCGCCGTCACCACCGCGCTGCTGCTCCCCCTCACCGCCTGCGGCGGCAACAGCAATGCAGCGGACTCCGGAACAGCCAAGTACAAGGACCTGGTCAACCCCGGTGTGATCACCGCGAGCACTGTGTCCGAACAGCCGCCCTTCGCGGTCACCGACGAGTCGGGCAAGCCCAGCGGATTCGCTATCGATCTGATGAACGAGGCAGCCAAGCGCCTCGGCGTGAAGGTCCAGTACAAGGCCACGAGCCTGCAGGGCGCGCTCACCGGCCTGACCGCCAACCAGTACGACATCGGGGTCGGCGGGTTCATCGCCGCCCCCGAGCGCAGGAAACAGGTCGACTTCACCACCCCGTACTACTGGGGCTTCACCAAAATCCTGACCCGGAAGGGCGACAAGCAGACCAAGCTGTCGGACTTCGACGGCAAGCGGGTCGGGGTCGTCAGCGGCTCAGTGCAGGAGGACTATATGGACAAGCGCATGCCGGACGTGCGTAAGGTGAACTTCAAGGACCACACAGCGCTCGTCACCCAGCTGCTCTCCAAAAGCATCGACGCTGCCATTCTCGGTGGTGGCGTCGCGGACACATACGCCGCGAAGTCGCCGGTACGCATCGCCGTCACACGGGAAGCCCCCCAGGGCACCGCCTTCCCCATGCGCAAGGACGGTGACCCGAAGCTGCTCAAGGACATCGACACCCAGATCAACGCGATGATCGACGACGGAACCTACATCAAGCTCTACAAGAAGTACTTCCAGGACCCGGTCAGCGCCGACCTGATCAAGGAACGACCCAAGCTCGCGAAGCAGGTCGAGAACACCAGCCTGGCCCCTTCCGAGAAGTGA
- a CDS encoding oxidoreductase: MTTNRPVALVTGASSGIGKEAALALVAAGFEVAGTGRDTSRVAPLQGVTFLDLDVVSDKSVTAVVQQVIERFGRIDVLVNNAGIGSIGAAEETSVAQAQGVFDVNVFGVMRMVKEVLPHMRAQGRGRIINLSSVQGFIPAPYMAVYGASKHAVEGYTESLDHEVREYGVRALLVEPAYTRTGFETNSAKPDTPLQTYADQRRVFDRLMAEAIKDGDDPAVVAKAIVAAATDAKPKLRYAAGPMAGRARILRFVPAWAFDRQIRKMNKLTA; the protein is encoded by the coding sequence ATGACGACGAATCGGCCGGTGGCCCTCGTGACGGGCGCGTCCTCCGGCATCGGCAAGGAAGCCGCGCTCGCGCTGGTCGCGGCTGGTTTCGAGGTGGCCGGCACAGGCCGGGACACCTCACGTGTCGCCCCGCTCCAGGGTGTGACGTTCCTCGACCTCGACGTGGTCAGTGACAAGTCGGTCACCGCCGTGGTCCAGCAGGTGATCGAGCGGTTCGGGCGGATCGACGTCCTGGTCAACAACGCCGGCATCGGCTCGATAGGCGCGGCCGAGGAAACCTCCGTCGCGCAGGCCCAGGGCGTCTTCGACGTCAACGTCTTCGGGGTCATGCGCATGGTGAAGGAGGTCCTGCCGCACATGCGCGCCCAGGGGCGCGGGCGCATCATCAACCTCTCGTCAGTGCAGGGGTTCATCCCCGCTCCCTACATGGCCGTCTACGGCGCGTCCAAGCATGCGGTCGAGGGCTACACCGAGTCGCTGGACCACGAGGTCCGGGAGTACGGCGTCCGGGCGCTTCTCGTCGAACCCGCCTACACCAGGACCGGATTCGAGACCAACAGCGCGAAGCCCGACACGCCCCTGCAGACCTACGCGGACCAGCGGCGCGTCTTCGACCGCCTGATGGCGGAGGCGATCAAGGACGGCGACGACCCCGCCGTCGTCGCCAAGGCGATCGTCGCGGCAGCGACCGACGCGAAGCCGAAGCTGCGTTACGCCGCCGGCCCCATGGCCGGACGCGCACGCATACTCCGCTTTGTTCCTGCGTGGGCCTTCGACAGGCAGATCCGCAAGATGAACAAGCTGACCGCCTGA
- a CDS encoding nuclear transport factor 2 family protein, with the protein MSEPPHAAATVASWRAASERGDVEAAVACLSRDVVLSSPLTEQYRFEGPDQLRDFLTSAFMAVEDIRFHTQTVEGDAYALFYRARVGSQPFEEAQLLRLDGEARIKEITLFGRPMPGLTALMISAGSELARRQGRRGVAALMRASAAPVHAMVTFGDRRLVPLTRPAARRDLRASGPRGV; encoded by the coding sequence ATGTCTGAGCCCCCGCACGCCGCCGCTACCGTCGCGAGTTGGCGCGCCGCCTCAGAACGCGGTGACGTCGAGGCCGCGGTCGCGTGCCTGAGCCGGGACGTCGTGCTCAGCTCGCCGCTCACCGAGCAGTACCGCTTCGAGGGACCTGACCAGCTGCGCGATTTCCTGACCTCGGCGTTCATGGCGGTCGAGGACATCCGCTTCCACACTCAGACCGTCGAGGGCGACGCGTACGCACTGTTCTACCGGGCGCGGGTGGGTTCCCAGCCGTTCGAGGAGGCGCAACTGCTGCGGCTCGACGGCGAGGCACGCATCAAGGAGATCACCCTCTTCGGGCGTCCGATGCCGGGCCTTACCGCCCTGATGATCAGCGCGGGGTCGGAGCTCGCCCGCCGGCAGGGCCGCCGGGGCGTCGCGGCCCTCATGCGCGCCAGCGCCGCGCCTGTGCACGCGATGGTCACCTTCGGGGACCGCCGCTTGGTCCCGCTGACCCGGCCGGCAGCCCGGCGGGACCTGAGAGCATCAGGTCCACGGGGCGTTTGA
- a CDS encoding SNG1 family protein: MSAIHPFRVLRAKPLWIANGVITGVLALLFTVFYVGANIDPVDHMKNLPVGLVDADKGAAVGGEQVNLGAQISESIKKSTASGGKIDWKVMDEKEMKEEIGKGKLYGALVVPADFTSATTALTGATTGTPARPTLTVLTNQSAGSVGSSLARTATTQAAENASLQVGKELTAQSGTGRAQLPAAARVFLADPAAVTVKDGHPLDSHSGLGLTAFYYALVLVVCGMLSANVISGQVDHALGYTHNDMGPLRLHRPLIRATRVQTLAVSSTLMAGLSLLMGTLVMVGAVGIMGMDAAHLPLLWLYSVCAIAVSGIGALTLLAVFGTPGMLVVTLVFIGMAVPTAGATTPIQALPGFYRFLAEFEPLRQITGGIRSILYYDAQADAGLTRGWVMMAVGLAAAALFGFGMTGWYDRKGLHRIPAETKPEKSAAPA, translated from the coding sequence ATGAGTGCGATTCACCCGTTCCGCGTCCTGCGCGCCAAACCCCTGTGGATCGCCAACGGCGTCATCACAGGCGTCCTCGCGCTGCTGTTCACCGTCTTCTACGTCGGGGCCAACATCGATCCCGTCGATCACATGAAGAATCTGCCCGTCGGTCTGGTCGACGCCGACAAGGGGGCCGCTGTCGGGGGCGAGCAGGTCAACTTGGGGGCTCAGATCTCCGAGTCGATCAAGAAGTCCACCGCGAGCGGAGGCAAGATCGACTGGAAGGTGATGGACGAGAAGGAGATGAAGGAGGAGATCGGCAAGGGCAAGCTGTACGGCGCGCTCGTCGTCCCCGCCGATTTCACCTCCGCCACCACCGCACTGACCGGTGCGACCACCGGGACCCCGGCCCGCCCGACGCTGACGGTGCTGACCAACCAGTCCGCCGGCAGCGTGGGCTCCAGCCTGGCCCGGACGGCGACGACACAGGCGGCCGAGAACGCCTCGCTCCAGGTGGGCAAGGAGCTCACGGCCCAGAGCGGGACTGGGCGGGCGCAGCTGCCCGCCGCGGCACGCGTCTTCCTTGCCGACCCGGCCGCCGTCACGGTCAAGGACGGCCATCCGCTCGACTCACACAGCGGCCTGGGCCTGACGGCGTTCTACTACGCGCTCGTCCTGGTGGTCTGCGGCATGCTCTCCGCCAACGTCATCAGCGGTCAGGTGGACCACGCCCTCGGCTACACCCACAACGACATGGGCCCGCTGCGCCTGCACCGCCCGTTGATCCGGGCGACCCGGGTGCAGACCCTCGCCGTCAGCAGCACCCTGATGGCTGGCCTGTCCCTGCTGATGGGCACCCTGGTCATGGTGGGCGCGGTCGGCATCATGGGCATGGACGCCGCTCATCTGCCCCTGCTGTGGCTGTACTCGGTGTGCGCCATCGCGGTCTCCGGGATCGGCGCCCTCACCCTCCTCGCCGTGTTCGGCACGCCCGGGATGCTGGTGGTCACGCTGGTCTTCATCGGTATGGCCGTACCGACGGCCGGCGCCACCACTCCGATCCAGGCGCTCCCCGGTTTCTACCGCTTCCTCGCGGAGTTCGAGCCCCTGCGGCAGATCACCGGCGGCATCCGCTCGATCCTGTACTACGACGCTCAGGCCGACGCGGGTCTGACCCGGGGCTGGGTCATGATGGCCGTCGGCCTCGCGGCAGCCGCCCTCTTCGGCTTCGGCATGACGGGCTGGTACGACCGCAAGGGGCTGCACCGCATCCCCGCCGAGACGAAGCCCGAGAAGAGCGCTGCTCCGGCGTAG
- a CDS encoding TetR/AcrR family transcriptional regulator: MTTEVKPSPRERLLEAAATLTYRDGVGIGVEALCKAAGVSKRSMYQLFDSKDELLAVSLKERAADFVASLLPPADDGRSPRERILHVFERVERQAGAAEFRGCRYLAVQIELKDQTHPASRVAHRIKANLTAFFRAEAEQGGASDPDLLARQLILVFDGASARAGIQADNLTGLIAPTVTTLLDAAEMRQT, from the coding sequence ATGACCACCGAAGTGAAGCCAAGTCCCAGAGAGCGGCTGCTGGAGGCGGCGGCCACGCTCACCTACCGAGACGGTGTCGGCATCGGAGTCGAGGCCCTGTGCAAGGCGGCGGGGGTGTCCAAGCGCTCCATGTACCAACTGTTCGACAGCAAGGACGAACTGCTGGCAGTGAGCCTGAAGGAGCGTGCCGCTGACTTCGTGGCGAGCCTCCTGCCCCCGGCGGACGACGGCCGCTCACCCCGCGAGCGGATCCTGCACGTCTTCGAGCGGGTGGAACGGCAGGCGGGTGCGGCCGAGTTCCGGGGTTGCCGGTACCTGGCCGTGCAGATCGAGCTCAAGGATCAGACCCACCCCGCGAGCCGGGTGGCTCACCGGATCAAAGCGAACCTGACCGCCTTTTTCCGTGCCGAGGCCGAACAGGGTGGCGCGAGCGATCCCGACCTGCTGGCCCGGCAGCTCATCCTGGTCTTCGACGGCGCCAGCGCCCGCGCGGGAATCCAGGCCGACAACCTGACCGGGCTCATCGCACCCACCGTGACCACCCTGCTCGATGCGGCAGAGATGCGGCAGACATGA
- a CDS encoding DUF5597 domain-containing protein, with protein MNHAVTTSTIGGQQAEACPPPRLDRSQGPARLVVDGNPFLVRGVELHNSSPSAAGSLAAGLRSAVAANANTVLASVTWEQIEPVEGRFVLDSVRSVLEEARAVGLRVILLWFGTWKNGASSYAPTWVKRDWDRFPRCVLDDGRVTETLTPFAPGDLDLAAFRRLMEYIEEIDAEHRTVLMVQIENEVGLLGASRDLSREAQKAFAQPVPANLTNLLRSQDATAIPADLCWRDLPGDPSARDEAFMAWAFASHIEKLARAGRAVSPAPFFTNAWLDSEIDLDIPGFAVAGGQVPGTYPSGGPLPRVAGVWRTTAPTVDLCTPDFYFGQPDTVFGEFLTMSDGLFIPEMRRDAAGAGHALLAIGEYHALGVSPFGTDSADLPELAALSDVYDLLRQTESVLTLTDGTPAVTRGFHLDDATPRVALTIGSIVLTVTRWAPIGIDATGTHGYGLIVAQEEDVLLAVGRGFRISFTTTDPAWQIGLESVTEGRFDPDGWKAERRLNGDETAGGTAWMHPRSGQISAGPFPIPAHWDHSGISRCRIYRFPSREAPALD; from the coding sequence GTGAATCACGCAGTGACCACTTCGACGATCGGCGGTCAGCAGGCCGAAGCCTGCCCACCGCCCCGGCTCGACAGGTCGCAGGGACCGGCCCGGCTCGTCGTCGACGGGAATCCGTTTCTCGTACGCGGCGTCGAACTGCACAACTCCTCCCCTTCCGCAGCCGGCTCGCTGGCCGCCGGTCTGCGTTCCGCGGTCGCTGCCAACGCCAATACCGTGCTGGCAAGCGTCACGTGGGAACAGATCGAACCCGTGGAGGGGCGCTTCGTCCTCGACTCGGTCCGATCGGTCCTCGAGGAGGCGCGGGCTGTCGGATTGCGTGTGATCCTGCTGTGGTTCGGCACGTGGAAGAACGGCGCGTCCAGCTACGCACCGACATGGGTGAAGCGCGACTGGGACCGGTTTCCGCGCTGTGTGCTGGACGACGGGCGCGTGACGGAAACCCTGACCCCGTTCGCACCCGGCGACCTCGACCTGGCAGCCTTCCGCCGCTTGATGGAGTACATCGAGGAGATCGACGCCGAACACCGCACCGTGCTCATGGTGCAGATCGAGAACGAGGTCGGGCTGCTCGGCGCCTCTCGTGACCTGTCCCGGGAGGCACAGAAGGCCTTCGCCCAGCCCGTCCCCGCGAACCTCACTAATCTGCTGCGCTCGCAGGACGCGACGGCCATACCCGCGGACCTGTGCTGGCGTGACCTGCCGGGCGATCCCTCCGCACGCGACGAGGCCTTCATGGCTTGGGCATTCGCGAGCCACATCGAGAAACTGGCGCGGGCGGGCCGGGCCGTCTCCCCCGCGCCCTTCTTCACCAACGCCTGGCTGGACAGCGAGATCGACCTCGACATCCCGGGCTTCGCGGTCGCCGGGGGCCAGGTCCCGGGCACCTATCCCAGCGGAGGGCCGCTCCCACGCGTGGCCGGCGTCTGGCGGACGACAGCTCCCACGGTCGACCTGTGCACCCCGGACTTCTACTTCGGCCAACCCGACACCGTCTTCGGCGAGTTCCTGACCATGTCGGACGGTCTTTTCATACCCGAGATGCGCCGTGACGCGGCGGGGGCCGGGCATGCGCTACTCGCGATCGGCGAGTACCACGCCCTCGGTGTCTCCCCGTTCGGCACGGACTCGGCCGACCTCCCCGAACTCGCCGCGCTGTCCGACGTCTACGACCTGCTCCGCCAGACCGAGTCCGTGCTGACCCTCACTGACGGCACACCAGCCGTCACCAGAGGTTTCCACCTCGATGACGCCACTCCGCGCGTCGCCCTGACCATCGGCTCGATCGTCCTGACGGTGACCCGGTGGGCCCCCATCGGGATCGACGCCACGGGCACCCACGGTTACGGGCTCATCGTGGCGCAGGAGGAGGACGTCCTCCTCGCGGTCGGCCGGGGTTTCCGCATCAGCTTCACGACCACGGATCCAGCGTGGCAGATCGGTCTCGAGTCCGTCACCGAAGGGCGCTTCGATCCGGATGGCTGGAAAGCGGAGCGCCGCCTCAATGGCGACGAAACCGCGGGAGGGACCGCCTGGATGCATCCGCGGTCCGGGCAAATCTCCGCCGGCCCGTTCCCCATCCCCGCCCACTGGGACCACTCGGGGATCTCCCGCTGCCGCATCTATCGCTTCCCCTCTCGGGAGGCACCCGCTCTGGACTGA
- a CDS encoding MFS transporter — MTLSTRPDIPRGDRELSRGPARLGRLGPLLFLVHAGWMLPFAAAGTLIPALLTEIDPDRKVALYGTLATTGSLASMIATIVIGTLSDRTRSRLGKRNPWIASGGVVLAVAATTMSFTSDFLLLVALWITFQVGLAVVLAPLFAVLPDRVAPDNLGKASAVVGFGQLVAQSLGSVVAGALITVPREGLRWLPWLIAVTAMLFVLLAPEPDNRDEPREARSARALLRGFMPPRDRDFLLALVGRFLLLMSFMSVLLYQLFVLTDYIGLGVEEAGRVIATGGVVMALSSGAATVLSGPLSDRLGRRKPIVITASLIFAAAELPLVLSDSLAAFYTFLGAGGFAYGIYIAVDQALLANVLPNGDDRAKDMGILNIANTGPQILAPIASGLVVTAVGYRSVFVIAIVLAVVSALVLLPLRRVR, encoded by the coding sequence GTGACCCTTTCCACGAGACCAGACATCCCCCGGGGCGACCGTGAACTGAGTCGGGGTCCGGCTCGGCTCGGCAGGCTCGGGCCGCTGCTGTTCCTCGTTCACGCGGGCTGGATGCTCCCGTTCGCCGCTGCGGGCACGCTCATCCCGGCCCTCCTGACGGAGATCGATCCCGACCGGAAAGTGGCGCTCTACGGCACCCTGGCCACCACGGGCTCGCTGGCGAGCATGATCGCCACGATCGTCATCGGCACACTGTCCGATCGCACCCGTTCACGCCTGGGCAAGCGCAACCCGTGGATCGCCAGTGGTGGCGTCGTCCTCGCCGTCGCAGCCACCACCATGTCGTTCACCAGCGACTTCCTCCTGCTCGTCGCGCTCTGGATCACCTTCCAGGTCGGCCTGGCAGTCGTCCTCGCTCCGTTGTTCGCCGTACTGCCGGACCGGGTGGCACCCGACAATCTGGGGAAGGCCTCCGCTGTCGTCGGATTCGGTCAATTGGTCGCTCAGAGCCTGGGCAGCGTCGTCGCCGGCGCTCTCATCACGGTCCCCCGAGAGGGCCTGCGCTGGCTGCCCTGGCTGATCGCCGTCACCGCGATGCTCTTCGTCCTCCTGGCCCCGGAGCCGGACAACCGGGACGAGCCGCGGGAGGCGCGCTCCGCACGGGCACTGCTGCGCGGCTTCATGCCCCCGCGCGACCGTGATTTCCTCCTGGCGCTCGTCGGCCGCTTCCTGCTGCTGATGTCCTTCATGAGCGTGCTGCTCTACCAACTCTTCGTGCTCACCGACTACATCGGGCTCGGCGTCGAGGAAGCGGGCCGTGTCATCGCCACCGGGGGCGTCGTCATGGCGCTCAGTTCGGGTGCGGCGACGGTACTCTCCGGTCCCCTCTCCGACCGCCTGGGCAGACGCAAGCCCATCGTGATCACCGCCTCGCTCATCTTCGCCGCAGCCGAGCTGCCTCTGGTCCTGTCCGATTCACTGGCGGCGTTCTACACATTCCTGGGTGCCGGCGGTTTCGCCTACGGGATCTACATCGCCGTCGACCAGGCCCTGTTGGCGAACGTCCTGCCCAACGGCGACGACCGCGCGAAGGACATGGGGATCCTCAACATCGCCAACACAGGACCCCAGATACTCGCGCCGATCGCCTCGGGTCTCGTCGTGACCGCCGTCGGCTACCGCAGTGTCTTCGTCATCGCGATCGTCCTGGCGGTGGTGTCGGCCCTGGTGCTCCTGCCCCTGCGGCGCGTGCGGTGA